The Manis javanica isolate MJ-LG chromosome 4, MJ_LKY, whole genome shotgun sequence genome contains a region encoding:
- the VAMP3 gene encoding vesicle-associated membrane protein 3 isoform X2: MSAGAPATSSAASGSNRRLQQTQNQVDEVVDIMRVNVDKVLERDQKLSELDDRADALQAGASQFETSTAKLKRKYWWKNCKMWAIGIGVVVLLIIIIVVWSISS; the protein is encoded by the exons aT GTCTGCAGGTGCGCCTGCGACTTCAAGTGCTGCCTCTGGCAGCAATCGAAGACTTCAGCAGACACAAAATCAAGTGGATGAG GTGGTGGACATCATGAGAGTCAATGTGGATAAGGTGCTGGAAAGAGATCAGAAGCTCTCTGAGTTAGATGACCGTGCAGATGCCCTGCAGGCAGGAGCTTCCCAATTTGAAACGAGTACTGCCAAGTTGAAGAGAAAATACTGGTGGAAAAATTGCAAG ATGTGGGCGATAGGGATCGGTGTCGTCGTCCTCCTCATCATCATCATCGTGG TGTGGAGCATTTCTTCCTGA
- the CAMTA1 gene encoding calmodulin-binding transcription activator 1 isoform X12: MSILERLEQMERRMAEMTGSQQHKQGSGGGSSAGGTGSGHGGSPAQCASGPGTLGSCFESRVVVVCEKMMSRACWAKSKHLIHSKTFRGMTLLHLAAAQGYATLIQTLIKWRTKHADSIDLELEVDPLNVDHFSCTPLMWACALGHLEAAVVLYRWDRRAISIPDSLGRLPLGIARSRGHVKLAECLEHLQRDEQAQLGQNPRIHCPPSEEPHTDSWMTQWHSEVINSPEIPKGVTVIASTNPELRRPRSEPSNYYSSESHKDYPAPKKHKLNPEYFQARQEKLLSTALSLEQPNIRKQSPSSKQSVPETISPSEGVRDYSRETSPPTPETAGFQASGSQPVVKWNSKDLYIGVSTVQVTGNPKGTSVGKEAAPSQVRPREPMSVLMMANREVVHTEMGSYRDSAENEECSQPMDDIQVNMVALAEHIIEATPDRIKQEDFVPLGSPALDRTDTTTMSSTMSWLASYLADADHLPNAAQIRSAYNEPLTPSSNTSLSPVGSPVSEIAFEKPSLPSAADWSEFLSASTSEKVENEFAQLTLSDHEQRELYEAARLVQTAFRKYKGRPVREQQEVAAAVIQRCYRKYKQLTWIALKYALYKKMTQAAILIQSKFRSYYEQKRFQQSRRAAVLIQKYYRSYKKCGKRRQARRTAVIVQQKLRSSLLTKKQDQAARKIMRFLRRCRHRVKELKKAKELEDIQQHPLAM; encoded by the exons ATGTCCATCCTGGAGCGCCTGGAGCAGATGGAGAGGAGGATGGCTGAGATGACAGGGTCTCAGCAGCACAAGCAGGGGAGCGGAGGAGGCAGCAGTGCAGGGGGCACCGGCAGCGGGCATGGAGGAAGTCCAGCTCAG TGTGCTTCTGGCCCTGGAACTCTGGGGAGCTGCTTTGAGAGCCGTGTGGTGGTTGTGTGCGAGAAGATGATGAGCCGAGCCTGCTGGGCCAAGTCCAAGCATTTGATTCACTCAAAGACCTTCCGCGGAATGACCCTCTTACACCTGGCTGCCGCCCAGGGCTACGCCACCCTCATCCAGACCCTCATCAAATGGCG CACAAAGCATGCAGATAGCATTGATCTGGAACTGGAAGTTGACCCCCTGAATGTGGACCACTTCTCCTGTACGCCTCTG ATGTGGGCGTGTGCCCTAGGGCACTTGGAAGCTGCTGTTGTGCTGTACAGGTGGGACCGCCGGGCCATCTCCATTCCTGACTCTCTAGGAAGGCTGCCTTTGGGAATTGCCAGGTCAAGAGGTCATGTGAAATTAGCAGAATGTCTGGAGCACTTGCAGAGAGATGAACAGGCCCAGCTGGGACAGAACCCCAGAATACATTGTCCTCCGAGCGAAGAGCCTCATACGGATAGCTGGATGACCCAGTGGCACAGTGAAGTCATCAACTCTCCAGAAATACCCAAAGGAGTCACCGTTATTGCAAGTACCAATCCAG AGCTGAGAAGACCTCGGTCTGAACCCTCTAATTACTACAGCAGTGAGAGCCACAAAGATTATCCAGCTCCCAAAAAGCATAAATTGAACCCTGAGTACTTCCAGGCAAGGCAGGAGAAGCTGCTTTCCACTGCACTGAGTCTGGAACAGCCAAATATCAGGAAGCAGAGCCCTAGTTCTAAGCAGTCTGTCCCCGAGACAATCAGCCCCAGTGAAGGAGTGAGGGACTACAGCCGGGAAACCTCCCCTCCCACTCCAGAGACTGCAGGATTCCAAGCCTCTGGATCTCAGCCTGTAGTAAAGTGGAATTCCAAAGATCTTTACATTGGTGTGTCTACAGTACAGGTGACTGGAAATCCGAAGGGGACCAGTGTAGGAAAGGAGGCAGCACCTTCCCAGGTGCGTCCACGGGAACCAATGAGTGTCCTGATGATGGCTAACAGAGAGGTGGTGCATACAGAGATGGGGTCCTACCGTGATAGTGCAGAAAACGAGGAGTGCTCACAGCCCATGGATGACATACAG GTGAACATGGTGGCGCTGGCGGAGCACATCATTGAAGCCACACCCGACCGGATCAAGCAGGAGGATTTTGTGCCCCTGGGATCCCCAGCATTGGATAGGACAGACACCACCACCATGAGCAGTACAATGAGCTGGCTGGCCAGTTACCTAGCTGATGCCGATCATCTGCCAAATGCTGCCCAGATCAG AAGTGCATATAATGAGCCTCTAACCCCCTCTTCTAATACCAGCTTGAGCCCTGTAGGCTCTCCGGTCAGTGAAATAGCTTTTGAGAAACCTAGCCTTCCTTCCGCAGCAGACTGGTCAGAATTCCTGAGTGCATCTACAAGCGAGAAGGTAGAGAATGAATTCGCTCAGCTAACTCTGTCCGATCATGAACAGAGAGAACTCTATGAAGCGGCTAGGCTTGTCCAGACAGCCTTCCGGAAATACAAG GGCCGACCCGTGCGGGAACAGCAAGAAGTGGCTGCTGCTGTCATTCAGCGTTGTTACCGGAAATATAAACAG CTGACATGGATAGCCTTGAAG TATGCACTTTATAAAAAGATGACGCAGGCTGCCATCCTCATCCAGAGTAAATTCCGAAGTTACTACGAACAAAAAAGGTTTCAGCAGAGCCGGCGTGCTGCTGTGCTGATCCAAAAGTATTACCGGAGTTATAAGAAATGTGGCAAAAGACGGCAGGCTCGCCGAACAGCTGTAATTGTACAACAGAAACTCAG GAGCAGTTTGCTAACCAAAAAGCAGGACCAAGCTGCTCGAAAAATAATGAGGTTCCTACGCCGATGTCGCCACAG AGTGAAAGAATTGAAAAAGGCCAAGGAACTTGAAGATATACAGCAGCATCCCTTAGCAATGTGA
- the VAMP3 gene encoding vesicle-associated membrane protein 3 isoform X1: MRARAGAPRLGGSAGAPATSSAASGSNRRLQQTQNQVDEVVDIMRVNVDKVLERDQKLSELDDRADALQAGASQFETSTAKLKRKYWWKNCKMWAIGIGVVVLLIIIIVVWSISS, from the exons ATGCGGGCCCGCGCTGGGGCTCCGCGGCTTGGGGG GTCTGCAGGTGCGCCTGCGACTTCAAGTGCTGCCTCTGGCAGCAATCGAAGACTTCAGCAGACACAAAATCAAGTGGATGAG GTGGTGGACATCATGAGAGTCAATGTGGATAAGGTGCTGGAAAGAGATCAGAAGCTCTCTGAGTTAGATGACCGTGCAGATGCCCTGCAGGCAGGAGCTTCCCAATTTGAAACGAGTACTGCCAAGTTGAAGAGAAAATACTGGTGGAAAAATTGCAAG ATGTGGGCGATAGGGATCGGTGTCGTCGTCCTCCTCATCATCATCATCGTGG TGTGGAGCATTTCTTCCTGA